In Parafrankia irregularis, one DNA window encodes the following:
- a CDS encoding ABC transporter ATP-binding protein: MLSCSGLAGGRGATTVFRDIDLTVDAGSVLALLGPNGAGKTTLLLTLAGLLPVKGGTVSLDGKPLRGGRPNVANAAGVVLVPDNRCLFNTLTVEENLRVATRRGGPEPKAMLEIFPDLEKRWSIPAGALSGGEQQMLALARALIQQPKVLLVDELSMGLAPLVVAALFRTVRRIADEHGCAVLLVEQHVDLALGVATQAAVLRRGEVVLSGPAAELAGDSGRLEQAYFGAPEPAPSR; this comes from the coding sequence ATGCTCAGCTGTTCCGGGCTTGCCGGTGGCCGCGGCGCGACCACCGTGTTCCGCGACATCGACCTCACCGTGGACGCGGGCTCCGTGCTCGCCCTGCTCGGGCCGAACGGTGCCGGCAAGACGACGTTGCTGCTGACCCTTGCCGGCCTGCTGCCGGTCAAGGGCGGCACGGTCAGCCTCGACGGAAAGCCGCTGCGCGGTGGGCGGCCGAACGTCGCCAACGCGGCCGGTGTCGTGCTCGTCCCGGACAACCGATGCCTGTTCAACACGCTCACCGTCGAGGAGAACCTCCGCGTCGCGACACGCCGCGGCGGGCCCGAACCGAAGGCGATGCTGGAGATCTTCCCGGACCTCGAGAAACGCTGGAGCATCCCGGCGGGGGCGCTTTCCGGCGGCGAGCAGCAGATGCTGGCGCTGGCGCGGGCGCTGATCCAGCAGCCGAAGGTCCTGCTCGTGGACGAGCTCAGCATGGGTCTGGCGCCGCTGGTGGTCGCGGCCCTGTTCCGGACCGTCCGGCGGATCGCCGACGAGCACGGCTGCGCGGTGCTGCTCGTCGAGCAGCATGTCGACCTCGCGCTCGGCGTCGCGACCCAGGCGGCCGTCCTGCGCCGGGGCGAGGTCGTGCTCAGCGGCCCGGCGGCGGAACTGGCCGGGGACTCGGGGCGCCTCGAACAGGCCTACTTCGGGGCCCCCGAGCCGGCGCCCAGCCGGTGA
- a CDS encoding branched-chain amino acid ABC transporter permease/ATP-binding protein has product MDHLGSLLLGLGNGGVYAALALALVLTYRSSGVINFATGAVASYVAYSYAALRDGQLLVLLPGLPTYAELGGPLGLAPALVIALLIGGLLGAVLYVLVFRPLREAPPLARAVASLGVLVVLQSLLAIRVGTAPVSVGNIFPSERWEIGSLLILSDRLYLAVTVVALAVALWAAFRFTRFGLLTRAAAESQTGAFVSGVKPDQLALYNWMISGVVAGAAGILIAPLSPLAPSTYTLFVVPALAAAVVGGFQNLLPTVAAGLAVGMLQSEATSLAGDHSWLPRTGSSELVPLIVIMVALLATGRAMPIRGGLVRQSLGRAPRPRSLTMPTVVGTAIAVVALLATDGTWRAAVIGTFIAAIIGLSLVVVTGYAGQVSLAQLALAGAAAFTLSGLTQSWHVPFPFAPLLAALFAAGLGVVIGLPALRLRGLTLGIVTLALAYAMEAVWFRNTDIVDAEGARVTQPSLFGLDLGIGSGKAFPRIEFGLLCLAVLVAVCWGVARLRMSALGSAMLAVRANERSAAGIGVNVVRIKVISFALASFIAGLGGALLAYRRGVVTYDSFTAIGGLTLLATAYLAGVTSVYGGITAGITAGTGIVFIAFDRWVHVGDWFSVLSGLAVIAVLIGHPEGVASGGHDLADRLAERRARRRPDGSPPTAVTPGTAGTPAAPVTSPASEETPSTTAVKPETTVEPETVVRRDTRPLLVDGLTVRYGGMTAVSDVSMRVEPGKIVGLIGPNGAGKTSVIDAITGFTRATGTVRLGEARLDTEPTHRRIHQGLGRTFQSLELHDDLTVAENVSAALYGVRGERRHRALADALALVGLTDRAQRPAGELSHGERQLVSIARACAAQPEVLLLDEPAAGLDTTESAWLGAKVRSIARTGVGVLLVDHDVALVLGVCDHIYVLDFGKVIAEGDPAAIRADRAVADAYLGTVHDSDAPHAPDTTVASTTAGPAAADGAGGPAGPAEAEAAAVGR; this is encoded by the coding sequence ATGGATCATCTCGGTTCACTGCTGCTCGGGCTCGGTAACGGAGGGGTGTACGCGGCGCTCGCCCTGGCGCTGGTCCTCACCTATCGCAGCTCGGGGGTCATCAACTTCGCGACCGGGGCGGTGGCCTCCTACGTCGCCTACTCCTACGCGGCCCTGCGGGACGGGCAGCTGCTGGTGCTGCTCCCCGGCCTGCCGACCTACGCCGAACTGGGCGGGCCGCTGGGGCTTGCCCCGGCGCTGGTGATCGCGCTGCTCATCGGCGGGTTGCTGGGCGCGGTGCTCTACGTGCTGGTGTTCCGGCCGCTGCGGGAGGCACCGCCGCTGGCCCGGGCGGTGGCCTCGCTCGGCGTCCTGGTGGTCCTCCAGTCGCTGCTGGCGATCCGGGTCGGCACCGCGCCGGTGTCGGTGGGCAACATCTTCCCGTCCGAGCGGTGGGAGATCGGGTCGCTGCTGATCCTGTCCGACCGGCTGTACCTCGCGGTGACGGTGGTGGCGCTCGCCGTCGCCCTGTGGGCTGCCTTTCGCTTCACCCGGTTCGGCCTGCTGACCAGGGCCGCCGCCGAGTCGCAGACCGGTGCGTTCGTCAGCGGGGTGAAGCCGGACCAGCTGGCACTGTACAACTGGATGATCAGCGGTGTGGTCGCCGGAGCCGCCGGGATCCTGATCGCGCCGCTGAGCCCGCTGGCACCGAGCACGTACACCCTGTTCGTCGTGCCGGCACTGGCGGCGGCCGTGGTCGGCGGTTTCCAGAACCTGCTGCCCACGGTGGCCGCCGGGCTGGCGGTGGGAATGCTGCAGTCCGAGGCGACCAGTCTGGCCGGCGACCACTCCTGGCTGCCGAGGACCGGCTCCTCGGAGCTGGTGCCACTGATCGTGATCATGGTGGCGTTGCTGGCCACCGGCCGGGCGATGCCGATCCGCGGCGGGCTCGTCCGCCAGTCGCTCGGCCGGGCACCGCGGCCACGCTCGCTGACCATGCCCACCGTGGTCGGCACCGCGATCGCGGTGGTCGCGCTGCTGGCGACCGACGGCACCTGGCGGGCCGCGGTGATCGGCACCTTCATCGCCGCGATCATCGGCCTGTCACTGGTCGTGGTGACCGGCTACGCCGGGCAGGTCTCCCTCGCCCAGTTGGCGCTCGCCGGCGCCGCCGCGTTCACGCTGTCCGGGCTGACCCAGAGCTGGCATGTGCCGTTCCCGTTCGCGCCGCTGCTCGCGGCCCTGTTCGCGGCGGGGCTCGGCGTCGTCATCGGGCTGCCGGCGCTGCGGCTGCGCGGGCTGACCCTGGGCATCGTCACGCTCGCACTGGCCTACGCGATGGAGGCCGTCTGGTTCCGCAACACCGACATCGTCGACGCCGAGGGCGCCCGGGTCACCCAGCCGTCGCTGTTCGGCCTCGACCTCGGGATCGGCAGTGGGAAGGCCTTCCCCCGGATCGAGTTCGGCCTGCTGTGCCTGGCCGTGCTGGTGGCGGTCTGCTGGGGGGTGGCCAGGCTGCGGATGAGCGCGCTCGGCTCGGCCATGCTCGCCGTGCGCGCCAACGAGCGCTCCGCGGCGGGAATCGGCGTGAACGTGGTGCGGATCAAGGTGATCAGCTTCGCGCTGGCCTCCTTCATCGCCGGTCTCGGCGGCGCGCTGCTGGCCTACCGCCGCGGCGTCGTCACCTACGACTCGTTCACCGCGATCGGCGGCCTGACTCTGCTGGCCACCGCCTACCTGGCCGGTGTCACGTCGGTCTACGGCGGGATCACCGCGGGCATCACCGCCGGGACGGGCATCGTCTTCATCGCGTTCGACCGGTGGGTGCACGTCGGGGACTGGTTCTCCGTGCTGTCCGGGCTGGCCGTGATCGCCGTCCTCATCGGTCACCCCGAAGGCGTCGCCAGTGGCGGCCACGACCTCGCCGACCGTCTCGCCGAACGCCGCGCCCGGCGCCGCCCGGACGGCAGCCCGCCGACGGCTGTGACGCCGGGGACCGCGGGGACGCCGGCTGCGCCCGTGACATCCCCGGCGTCCGAGGAGACCCCATCGACGACCGCCGTGAAGCCGGAGACAACCGTGGAGCCGGAGACAGTGGTTCGCCGGGACACACGGCCGCTGCTCGTCGACGGCCTGACCGTCCGCTACGGCGGGATGACGGCGGTGTCGGACGTCTCGATGCGTGTCGAACCCGGGAAGATCGTCGGACTGATCGGCCCCAACGGCGCGGGCAAGACCAGCGTCATCGACGCCATCACCGGCTTCACCCGGGCCACCGGAACCGTCCGCCTGGGTGAGGCGCGCCTCGACACCGAGCCGACCCACCGCAGGATCCATCAGGGCCTCGGACGCACCTTCCAGTCCCTGGAACTCCACGACGACCTGACCGTCGCCGAGAACGTCAGCGCCGCCCTGTACGGCGTCCGCGGTGAACGGCGCCATCGCGCCCTGGCGGACGCGCTCGCCCTGGTCGGCCTCACGGACCGGGCGCAGCGCCCGGCCGGCGAGCTCAGCCACGGTGAACGACAGCTCGTGTCGATCGCCCGGGCCTGTGCGGCGCAGCCCGAGGTCCTGCTGCTCGACGAGCCGGCCGCCGGCCTCGACACGACCGAGTCGGCCTGGCTCGGCGCGAAGGTCCGCTCCATCGCCCGGACCGGTGTCGGCGTTCTCCTCGTCGACCACGACGTGGCCCTGGTGCTCGGCGTCTGCGACCACATCTACGTGCTCGACTTCGGGAAGGTCATCGCCGAGGGCGACCCGGCGGCGATCCGCGCCGACCGGGCCGTCGCCGACGCCTACCTCGGCACCGTCCACGACTCGGACGCACCGCATGCGCCGGACACAACCGTCGCGTCGACCACAGCCGGGCCAGCCGCGGCAGACGGGGCAGGCGGGCCTGCCGGGCCGGCGGAGGCCGAGGCCGCGGCGGTGGGGCGGTGA